The genomic interval GCACCTGGACGATGCTTAATTGTGTGCACTGTGCTGGCACAATGACCCATAATTTTTGGTTCATTTTTTTCCACCTAATTCCTTTCCTCATTCCATCTGTATCGGCCTCAGACACCTCCttcagccttgtgtgtgtgtgtgtgtgtgtgtgtgtacttagaTATCAAACatgaatttgtcatttttaacagaaagaaaacaaaatgttgaacCACTTCTTTAAAGTTTAATACACACCTTTCATATTGAACAGTATATTAAAATGAATCACTTTCTTTAGTACTTTACTACTTGAGTGGAGCCCCTCCACAATTCTGGAGTACTGCAAGTGACCGCTGTGCTTACTCTGGTCTGGTTTGTTAAGAGTACCCTGGACCAGCTCCACAACCAGTTCCTGCTGGTTCTGGAGTCCCTGGCCGAGTTCTGGGGCGCCCTGGACGAGATCGACAGCAAGACCTGGATTCTGGAGCCAGAGAAACCCAGCCGGTCCGACACCATGAGGCGGATCGCCATCGGTATGGAGAAAGACCTTCATAAGTCTAACCCGGTATCGCAGACCGCACAGTGGAACTCACGGGTCCATCATTAAATATCACGCATACAGAGCCGATCGATCCGTGTGACCCAACAAACagagtccacacacacatctttgttTGCAGGAACCAACGTATCCATCAAAGTGGAGGTGGACCCCAAACACCCCACGATGCTGCCGGAGTGCTGCCTGCTGGGAGCCGAGCATGGTGGGTAGGACCCCGGAGACGTGGCACCGCATGGAACTGATCATGTATCGGGCCCACGAGGTCTGTGGGTAAATGGTTCCTGAAAGGTTCTTCTAGGAGTCAGGAGACACACTGACCCCCCAGTGTTCATATTTACAGAGCACGTGACACATTGGaattattttattgtcttaACTCTTGAGATGATTTCAGCATCAACACATCTtcagcaaaataaacaaaccttTTTACGGCATTAGATTTAGAATAATGAATCCTTTTGGTGATATCtatgtatttaatgtgaaaATGAACATGTACTTTAATGCTGATCACATATTTTACAAAACGCTCCTCAGACCCTGATTTAGGACACGTCTTattatttaactttatcaaTATTTCGCAGTGACGTCAAACTCCTGATTAAATCCcacccaaaatgtcaaatgtccCTTTGATCAAAGAGAAACGGTGAGCAGCAGCGTGTCGTCCTGTGATTGGTTGAGCCGTCCTGCCCCTGAGGATCAGCCGATACCGAACGCCATCGTTCAGATGAGCCCGATGAAGAAGGAGCAGCGACGTCGTGTCAGGAGACTTGCTTCCCCAGAACGCCACGTTTTCATTCCCACCACGCCGGCCTTCGAGCTTCAGCTCTCTATTTGAGACGATTGTTGGCCATTGTTTCAGTCAACCCAAGGTCATGCGACTCCTAGCCTGTTGCCTAGCAATGCGACTCAAAAGATATTAAACGCATACACACCCCAGCCAGCCAGACAGAGGAGGCAGGCAGCGACCCTCAAATATGAGGGGTCGCGCAGAAATATTGCTTTTTGCATGTCGGAATAACAAATAGTGAAAGTGATGAGCACCGAGACGACGCTCACTGGAACGGAGGAGCGACGGCGCTCCGTCTCGCTGCATGTTCTAATAATGTATCTGCAGATGCTTGAATTCAAATTCAAGGCTTTTATTAGAAGCACCGTTTGCACCCAGCACCAAATAATTCCCTTTCTTGTGTTGCAGCGGTGGCGCCactgagggacaagctgaacGCCAACATGCACCTGTGGTAAGCGCCCACTTCCTtccagataacacacacacacacattttaaatgttatatatatatatatatatacacacacacacacacacacacacacatacaagaaTAAAAAGTACACATTTCACCACGGCCTGCATGATACATCTGAAGAAACCCTCCACCAGTCTGAAGCAGCAgagatgcttttttaaatgttatatatatatatatataccaatgGTGAAAGTCTCCTAATCATCCCCCAGTGTCTCTGCAGGCTCATTTGCATGTGGTTAATTAGTGTGTGAAGGAGCTGTCTGTGGTCTGCTGGCAGGAACCCGGACTCCGGCGTCTTGCACaacctccgggatgttttggagATCGAATTCCCGTCACCTGCCACCCACGAAAAATCTGTATGTGACACGGCTGCCCCCCTTTCCATTTCAAACAGCTCCCATCACGATTACCtcaaggagtgtgtgtgtgtgtgtgtgtgtacatctctAAGCATGCATACTCCTGTTGGAGCTGGGAGTTATAAGGGGGCGGACATACGCTGTTGCCTATCTTTCTGTCCATTTCCATATTTTAcgttctctctctgtgtttagtCTTTTTCCACGAGGTGGGCACAAATTCTCCTTTTAATTGGGTTGTTTACAGACAAGATCATTAGAATAACAAAGATGGCAGAATTCTATGCACTATCAAATCGCTTTAATCACGCAGAGCCAtttatctctttttatttaaacactcgttcttcttcctctccgtggATGGGTGAGAAGGTCGTTGTGTTTATCCGCTGTCGCCGCGGTGATTAATGCCTCTGCTTCATTAACATTCAAAAAGTTGAGTTGACCagatgttgatttatttttttacctgcCACCCTCTCTCTTAATGGATAGAAAACAACCGGGAGCTTCTCATTATGAACACATGCAAACGAGAGAAAGTTGGGCTAAGTGGTTACAGGGGACCTGCCCAAGtcttagagtgtgtgtgtgtgtgtgtgtgtgtgtgtgtgtgtgtgtgtgtgtgtgtgtgtgtgtgtgtgtgtgtgtgtgtgtgtgtgtgtgtgtgtgtgtgtgtgtgtgtgtgtgtgtgtgtgtgtgtgtgtgtgtgtgtgtgtgtgtgtgtgtgtgtgtgtgtgtgtgtgtgtgtgtgtgtgtgtgtgtgtgtgtgtgtgtgtgtgtgtgtgtgtgtgtagagcttCAGCATTGAGTGTGGGATCTGTTACTCCTATCGCCTTGAAGCTGCCATCCCGGATCAGGTGTGCAATGACCCCCGCTGTGGCCAGCCCTTCCACCAGGCCTGTCTGTACGAGGTatggacggacacacacacacacacacacacacccactgtAGTCCATGTGGTCTCTGTGCTCATCACTGAGTCGTCTCCTCTATTCAGCGAGCGTATCGACGCGTCTCTTTCACGCTGGGGAACAAAGCCCAGAGTGGCAGCAAGACGTTCTCGTTCCACACGAAAGCCTTTTAAATGCTTTTATGTGGGATGATCTTGAACACACCTTTCATAGAGTATGCAGCAGAAGTTGTACATTGAAACGAGTGCTCCGATCACTCGAGACTGACACATCAGATCCAAAGTAACGCTCCATGAAGTGCTCTTTtcttcctgtcctccagtgGCTGCGAGCGCTCCCCTCCAGCCGGCAGAGCTTCAGCATTGTGTTCGGAGAGTGTCCTTACTGCAGCAAGGTGAGCCGTGAAGGCCTTCACGGGGCTCCTTCGTGTGATGAAAGAAGTGTGTGATACCAGAGAGGCATATTGAAATCCATTTAATGAGCAGAGTGAAACCGAGgatcctccttctgtttcagcCCATTACGGTAAAGATGGCGGCCCAGCAGGCCTGAGACGGGATTAGAAGAGTGCGCTTTGGCAAACCGCCAGCCCCAGGAAAAGGAAGACGGCCACCAAGACTAACCAGGAAGCCAGTCCGCCGCTCCACGGGGGACCGGCTCCCTGTTCCCGTTCACCAAAGCCGTAGTCCGCTCGCTGGGCCGGAGGGGTCAGGAAGCGGTGCTCCCACGCCGCTGACCTCTGGTTGTACTCATTGCGGGTCCTTTCGTCCCGTCTCCCTCTGTTGTGCGTTTGCTTTGTGAGTCGTTCCCGTCTCTCCGAGGTCGCGGAGAGGACGTCAGATTTCCCACCGCTCCATTTAGATTTCTGTCAGAGAAGTTATTGAATCGTTTGCTCTCTGAACTAAGACTAAGCTGAACATgtctactgtaatactgtaatatatatatattcctttgtAACCTTGAGAACTTGAGTCACAATATAAAGTCTGAAGCTTTTGCTAgactaacaaaaacaaaaggtacttgtttgtttccttttttaccCTCAAAGCTAAAAGTTATTCACACAACCAATCCGACAGGAGCAGCTGGCTGCTTACTGGCTGCTCACTGGCTGCTCACTGGCTGCTTACTGGCTGCTCACTGGCTGCTCACTGGCTGCTCACTGGCTGCTCACTGGCTGCTTACTGGCTGCTTACTGGCTGCTCACTGGCTGCTCACTGGCTGCTCACTGGCTGCTTACTGGCTGCTCACACCTGTTTGGGTGGAGCTCTGGGGCCAATCGGAGGGCCTCTCAGATAGCATGCAGGGATGGGTTTGGGCCTGgccgcctcttcctcctcctcctcctcctcactctcatCTTCTCCATAAGCCACTGCAGGTCTTGGCCTCAATGATCTGCTGACAGCAGGCACTCCGTCTTCCTTCTGTGAGCAGTCggcaaaaaacatttgattattGATTCATGAATGTTTGACTGGATTAACGATCAACGTACTCTGACGTAGGGACTCGTTGTTCAGGCTGTTTTCCTCGTACTATACTGAGTTATTGATATTGTGGGACCTTCTGATGTCATACACTCGCCTTTTCTAGACTTTCTTTCAACGGCGTGAACTGAGTAGAGCAtgacgtctttatctagtctgcatcagtgacatctatatctagtctgcatcagtgacgtctttatctagtctgcatcagtgacgtctttatctagtctgcatcagtgacgtctatatctagtctgcatcagtgacacgtctttatctagtctgcatcagtgacgtctttatctagtctgcatcagtgacgtctttatctagtctgcatcagtgacacgtctttatctagtctgcatcagtgacacgtctttatctagtctgcatcagtgacgtctatatctagtctgcatcagtgacgtctttatctagtctgcatcagtgacacgtctatatctagtctgcatcagtgacgtctttatctagtctgcatcagtgacacgtctttatctagtctgcatcagtgacgtctATATCTAGTCTGAATCAGtgacgtctttatctagtctgcatcagtgacgtctttatctagtctgaatcagtgacgtctttatctagtctgcatcagtgacgtctttatctagtctgAATCAGTGACGTctatatctagtctgcatcagtgacgtctATATCTAGTCTGAATCAGtgacgtctttatctagtctgcatcagtgacgtctttatctagtctgaatcagtgacgtctttatctagtctgaatcagtgacgtctttatctagtctgcatcagtgacgtctttatctagtctgaatcagtgacgtctttatctagtctgcatcagtgacgtctttatctagtctgcatcagtgacgtctatatctagtctgcatcagtgacgtctatatctagtctgcatcagtgacgtctttatctagtctgcatcagtgacgtctATCTAGTCTGAATCAGTGACGTCTATCTAGTCTGAATCAGTGACGtctatctagtctgcatcagtgacgtctttagggcttattttatattctatacTTTCTTTTTCAGACCGCTGTGGTACCATCAGACCCAGTAGCAGGAAGTCAGGCCAAGGATGGGAAGGGCACAAGGTGACATGCAGAATATGATAAGACTAGATAGACGTCACTGATTCAGACTAGATAGACGTCACTGATTCAGACTAGATATAGACGTTACTGATTCAGACTAGATATAGACGTCACTGATTCAGACTAGATATagacgtcactgatgcagactagataaagacgtcaCTGATTCAGACTAGATATAGACGTCACTGATTcagactagataaagacgtcactgatgcagactagataaagacgtcactgatgcagactagatagacgtcactgatgcagactagatatagacgtcactgatgcagactagataaagacatcactgatgcagactagataaagacatcactgatgcagactagataaagacgtcactgatgcagactagataaagacgtgtcactgatgcagactagataaagacgtgTCACTGATTcagactagataaagacgtcactgatgcagactagataaagacgtgtcactgatgcagactagataaagacatcactgatgcagactagataaagacgtcaCTGATTCAGACTAGATATagacgtcactgatgcagactagataaagacgtcactgatgcagactagataaagacgtgtcactgatgcagactagataaagacgtgtcactgatgcagactagataaagacgtcactgatgcagactagatatagacgtcactgatgcagactagataaagacgtcactgatgcagactagatatagacgtgtcactgatgcagactagataaagacgtgtcactgatgcagactagatatagacgtcactgatgcagactagataaagacgtcactgatgcagactagatatagacgtgtcactgatgcagactagatatagacgtgtcactgatgcagactagataaagacgtgtcactgatgcagactagataaagacgtgtcactgatgcagactagataaagacgtcactgatgcagactagatatagacgtcactgatgcagactagataaagacgtcactgatgcagactagatatagacgtgtcactgatgcagactagataaagacgtgtcactgatgcagactagatatagacgtcactgatgcagactagataaagacgtcactgatgcagactagatatagacgtgtcactgatgcagactagatatagacgtgtcactgatgcagactagataaagacgtgtcactgatgcagactagatatagacgtcactgatgcagactagataaagacgtcactgatgcagactagataaagacgtcactgatgcagactagataaagacgtcactgatgcagactagataaagacgtcactgatgcagactagatatagacgtgtcactgatgcagactagataaagacgtgtcactgatgcagactagatatagacgtcactgatgcagactagatatagacgtcactgatgcagactagataaagacgtcactgatgcagactagatatagacgtgtcactgatgcagactagataaagacgtcactgatgcagactagataaagacgtcactgatgcagactagatatagacgtgtcactgatgcagactagataaagacgtcactgatgcagactagatatagacgtgtcactgatgcagactagataaagacgtgtcactgatgcagactagatatagacgtgtcactgatgcagactagatatagacgtgtcactgatgcagactagataaagacgtgtcactgatgcagacttgTCCAGCAGGTGTGTGACGGGTCCTTCTCCTTAGGTTAGTGGAACAGGGACTTGTTACAGACCTTACCTCTAGTGATGGAGGTTTCGGGAGGGCCGGGCCTCTTCTGTAGCGAGCTTGCACCGGTTTGGCcttccccttctcctcttcatcaccttcatcaccaggCTTGGCCACAGCCTGGGCTCTGGAGGACCCTCTGGCTCGTCCTGCTGTCTGTGGAGCAACAACATCCATACCCTTTAGGTTGGAGAGAGAAGATCACACtcattttccatttttgtttGACTATTTTCTCTTAAATAAAACTTTGCCTCAGTCCATTATCACAATCatccataaaataataatatatttatctaACACTAGTGGCAAAGCATTCCGTGAGCCAGCCCGTTGAATGGCCTTTATCTCCGCTGACATTTACTCTCGCGCTAAACGGCCACTTCTGTTTAACTAGGGATCAAACTGGCCGGCCCTCTAGCACCAAATTAAATGGCACGAGCAGCGGAGAGGAAATCAGGAGCATAATTGGAGAAACTCCGCGCCGTGGAAAAGTGTGTCATCAACTTCCTCAAATTGGGCCATTGAGGGGGTCAAGAAGTGATGCTGGTGGACTTGAGGGGAATCGCAGTCCTCCTCCAGCTTCAGACCTGGTTGACATACTCATTGGGGGTGGGGTTAGGGGTGGGGGCGGGTTAACCCTCCCCTTTACTGCCTCTGGGGGTTAAGAGACTCAACAGAGGAAATGGGTGTcgttgttgtttatatatataaatatgcatattcCACATGACTGACTGGATTTACATCTTCAATAAACTTTAAATAACACTTTCTGCAGCCAGCTCCTTCCTACACGTCTCTGCATGTCTTCTGAGTGATGAGGTGGACaagaagagaaagatggagCTGAAGGTGTTACGGTCTCTACAGGGCGCCCTGACCTCGGCATGTTCTCACCTTCTCCCCGGTGGGGGGGTCTAGTCGCTGGGCGGTGGACGCCCCCGCAGGCTCCCGCGGTGCGGAGAAGTCGAGTCTTCCTGTGACGTCGCTGGCCAACAGCTGTTTGAGACGCGGGTAGTTTGGCTTATCCTTGTAGTCCAGAGTCTTCACACAGCTGAGGAAGGCGACCAGCTCGCCTGAGGACAGAGAACCTAAAGCTTCAGGAAGCTGTCAGGACACCAGGGAAGAACTGAACCTGAAGGTCTCACGGTCCTGATAATGCACCGCCtggcaacgtgtgtgtgtgtgtgtgtgtgtgtgtgttagagataCAGCCACGATGCATCACAGACTGGCCAGACGACGTGTATGACACATGCTGTGGTACAacatgtgtgtacacacagtTGATGCATACCAGGCTCTTATCTGTGGCGGGCAGCCGGGCCTCGTCAGCAGAGGAGCAGCCGGTACCAAACATACATCACACAGGTGTTCTTCAGGAGCTTGAGGAGTTTGACTATGGGTGGAGGAGGATTTGATCTTCATGTGGTCTGGAGCGCCCTCTTTCAGGTCGTCAACCCCACTGGACAAAGTCACCGGCAACTAAATCCATCCAAACGCACCTTTTACTGGATTACTTTGGAATGTGACAGCCGAGTGGGAGGAGCTTCAGCACGCCTACACAGCCCCTCTGTGCGTTGAACACTAGGAACTGAAATCCTGGGGCAGAATCGGATCCCGTTTCCCCAAAACAACTAAACCCAGAGCAATTTGGGAAACGAATAAATGAACAGCCCCCTGACCGTCAGCCCACTAGCTGGTCTGGTCTGGGCCCTTCATTGTGGATCTCACTCAGAAGGTTTAGACCTGGAGCTCTGGCGTACCTGTGCCGGCTCCCCTCACTGACAGATGCTGGACTGAGTCGGGCAGATTCTCCATCAGtctgagagaagaggagacagaaggtcagaggtcgacAGCCAgtgcatgtatttgttgtaATTATGAGCAGGCCGTAATGTTTCTATCACTAGACtacaaaacaatgaatgatgTCTGAATATTGTGGGAAAACGATGATCAGTGAAACCATCAATACAGATGGACAAAGGTCCCTTACACCACACATGACCACCTACCTGTCCTTGGCCTCCTGGACCTGAGTTGGGTTCTTGAGCACGTTCTCCCAAGGCAGAGACCCACACAACCAGTGAAGAAGACAAAAACCCAAAATCTGGAGGTCGCCACGTCTAGAAGGAGCTATAGAGACAAAAGGATACGGCGGTCAGAAAGAAAATGATATTATCCATAAATCACATCTGACACAATCAAAGGTGTCCGAAtgtaaaagctttaaaatgtgtttgatattGTACACCAGAAGGATAGTTCCACATTAAAAAAGCAGCTCCTCAATATTTAGTATTCCAAACAGCAGACAAAGGTTTGCAGAACTGGTAAAGcagattaaaatgtttaaatgaatgatgaACCCTCAGAAGGAAAGTAGAATCGCAGGATGTTATGAAGAGCATGGCTCCGCCCTCTTTGCCAGCTATTGtttattatattgtgttatttAGTGAACCCAGATGGCCTTGCATGATCTTACTCCCCATTGAAGACACTGAGGCTCTCGTGGTCGGTTGTCTGTTTAAACTTCATGGATAGATTTCTGTATCAATAACGAGACCAGCCATGCTCGAGTCTGGGAACACAGTTTAATGAATCACCTCGTTTGTTGGTGGTCGAAGAAAAGTtggtaggattcatcctctggagaacacGACCATCAAAATGCTATACAACAGACCGACATTGACCATTCTCACGAAGGGTCAGGTCACTCCACCAATCCACCAATCCAGGAGTCGGGAGTACTACTACATAtgtaaaaagatatatatattaaatataaagtgtagcgtaatattttttattatattaatgtttgtttttaatctaCAATTTGGTTCACTTGGTCACTGTTTctgctgttgtttattttgccatgtatataatatataaagcagtgacacattCTTCTTTCATATGAAGTCCGATCTCCAGCTTTGAAGAACCACTGCTCTTCATAATTAAATACCGAGCACACGTCTCCCGAGGGTACAAAGGCTTTCCACTCATCATAACCAAAAACAATGTCAGGAGTGCAGCTGTACCAGAATGTACTATTAGGGAGTTAAAGAAGACGTGTGATTGACTTGGGAACACGTCTGGAGTGTGTTTGCATCTTATTGTGAGCGTGTGATTGGTCTACATTAATGCGTGAGGTCTATCAATACTGTTCCATCCAGAGGGGTCGAGCCCGGGGACTTTTAGCAGCTCAATACTGTAACGGCTGCCTCACGTCTCCGGAGAAATTACCTATCGACTGGCTCCATCAGAGGGGAGAGACGTCCTCCCTGAGCCCGGACGGCATTGATCCCCCAGCCAATAGGCCGGTCTACAGAAGGAGCGTGGTCACTGCCACACAGAACCAGATTACATGGAATGAATGGGAGTTAATCTGATTACACGCtaagaacattttattattatttcaatttcttttcttttcttggccACATAGCTGGGGTCTTCAGCACTATGGAGAGTCACTTCAAGGGAATAGATGTTGAGGTGCGCCTGAATAAAAGAACTCAGCAGGAACACTAAACTGCCCGGACCCAGCAGGGGGGGCTCGAACAATcaatgaggaagatgaggacaGGAGACGTGGTTAAAGACTGGATGTTGACACAGTGTGTAGGCTGGGCCTCTGAGGAGTGATGGTGGCCATCACAAACCTTGAGGGTATAAACCACGTGTGGCTTGGGAGGGTAGAACACTGTACAAGCGCCtgtatcacacacactgttccaTCGTGAAGCAGCGTGCTGGCTCCTCAAAACACCGATGAAGACATCGGTGCACATGCAACCGGCCGATCGACGTGAAGAAACTGAGTGGATGACGATACATTTAATCAGACTTCACCATTCCAACTAACGGTCGCTGTCCAAAGTGAATATCAGTGGTGTGTCACGACCTGGAGACGTATCAGAAGTCTGCGCTCCAGGCTCAGCCAGACCATTCATCCCCACTTCCCCCGGGAGAGGATGAACTGAAGCTTCCAACATGATCTGGAGTTCTCAAAGCACTTTAGGGTTCTAAATAAGAATACTGTGGAAGAGGACCTTCTTGTTCTCACAGAGGTTTAGTGGGGAGAACCCAGATCAGGGATCGAGGTCACTGTATGTTGCAAATAAACGTGCAGACTGAACGATTGGATCATCGTTTGAAGCACAGAAATGTCCCCGGAGACCCGAGTTGACCTTCTGACCTAACAGGAGGAGTAAGTTCATCCCAAATATGAGACTTCTATTTCCTGTTGCACGATACCTCGAGAGCCCTTGTGGGTGGTCAGCGTTGCAGTGCGGCTTCCTGTTAAAGGAGGATAAAGATGAAAAATACATGCGATACCGACACGGTGAAAAAAGAGTTGCAACTCCCAGAGCGCCGCAATAGATTAACAATTAAAAAGATCAACGGCTGCATTAAGCGGCGCTGCCCTCTGTGCGTGCTCTGGGCGCGGCATCAAGGCTCATCACAGGGCTCTTCTGTATTTAAATGCACCACACAGGACCGTGCGCGTCCATTGGCACGTGCACTTAATCAGCTCTCGAAGGATGCTtgacaaacgcacacatgcacagcagATAAACAGGATGAATACGCACGCAGCGCTCACACTTCTAGACGGGGTGTTGTTGTTAATTATCTCCTATTGTTATTCAGATTCCCCAAAGCATGCCGCGGTGTCACACTCTTAACCCCTTCTGCCGCTTGGAGACGGTCTTCTGTCCGCCGGACGCCCACCGAATGGCGCTAATTACACCGTTTAGCTGGAGGTTCAAAGGCCGCCATTCGCCAGCTGCGTTGGCCCAACCTCACCATGGCAACCTGTCAACATCTTTGCGGGGATCGCCGGCGTCGGGGCAGACAAGGAGTCTGGTCTCCGGCTCATAATCTCTCTCGCCAATATCCAGAAAGGTGCATATTTCAACCTCATGCGTTCCAATAAGAGCTTGGACACAATGATGCTTCACAACTATACTTATGATGCAATCTAATCTGCTCATAGCACTGAAGCAGGGCGACTGTGGCTTTGTGGTCAGCAggtcggtggttcgatccctggctccgctagcccatgtcgatgtgtccttgggcaagactcTTAACCCCCAAAGGCCCCCTGGCTGTACCTATGGTGTATGAATAtgttggataaaagtgtcagctaaatgttgTATAATCAGAGCTATAAGCAATCCGAAATGTTCTTAATGCTTTTTAACAATCGTCACACGTGAATCATAAAATAATGTTCTACTCAAAGTAAACAATAACCACCTAAGAGTTACTTATAAATcacataataatgcattctaaaAAATATTAGACTGTATTACATCTATTCAGTGGTGGCCAGCTAAGCCTTCTCTGCTGGCCTAAACACAATCACAaagttatagctattttatttatttatttattctcacaAAAACACTACAtgtattctaattattattattattactaccaATAAGGGGAACTATGTGGCGCTACTTCCCGGCACACATCCAAACCGACCTGAATCGCCCTTTGTGGCCGTGAGTCACACGGCGCAGCGTGCATGGCGTTACTGACGCAGCATCCcatcatgtgtttatgtggctGCACTCTGCAGTTAGTGTATGGAGGTGTTGcggaacattttatttcacttgtcaaatgtTGCCGTGTTATGTGAATATGAGGCGTTTATACAAAACACataataacctgtagctgtggcgTCATAATGAGGTCATTAGGTTGTTCAGCTGTAGTAAGACGGCTCAGGTAGAAGATGCACGGCCAGCCACTTCATCTATGGCAATTATGATACAGGATGATGCAGTCAGCAAGTGAATCATAAAGCATTGTGAATATGTATAAGTGCTTATAACTGTAGAGTGCTATAcgtgcaatgcattctgggtgtTTCTATTGCACCCTGACTTGTGTTCTTTCATGTGGAGCAGCAGAAACATGTGTCACAATTTCTACAgctcacctctctctcccactcttcaAGATAATATTAAAATTGACGTTTGATAGTCACTGCTGACGGGACGTTTTCTGCCCTCTTCTACTCATCGATCCGCGCTGATAGAAACACCAGCGCGGCGATT from Cyclopterus lumpus isolate fCycLum1 chromosome 15, fCycLum1.pri, whole genome shotgun sequence carries:
- the vrk2 gene encoding serine/threonine-protein kinase VRK2 isoform X3, yielding MAPPKKRALPKPLPEGFILTDSEKKEWRLGTMIGQGGCGLIYFASNDVDRPVAADTSFVIKVESQENGPLFSELKFYQRAAKPENMQKWRRSRKLDFLGIPTYWGSGLAEYNKLRYRFMAMDRLGCDLQKICERSRGRLKKATVLQLGRGLVDVLEYIHENEYVHADIKAANLMLGCRDPEQVYLADYGLSYRYCPDGVHKEYKENPKKGHNGTIEYTSLDAHRGVAPSRRGDLQILGFCLLHWLCGSLPWENVLKNPTQVQEAKDRLMENLPDSVQHLSVRGAGTGELVAFLSCVKTLDYKDKPNYPRLKQLLASDVTGRLDFSAPREPAGASTAQRLDPPTGEKGMDVVAPQTAGRARGSSRAQAVAKPGDEGDEEEKGKAKPVQARYRRGPALPKPPSLEKEDGVPAVSRSLRPRPAVAYGEDESEEEEEEEEAARPKPIPACYLRGPPIGPRAPPKQKSKWSGGKSDVLSATSERRERLTKQTHNRGRRDERTRNEYNQRSAAWEHRFLTPPAQRADYGFGEREQGAGPPWSGGLASWLVLVAVFLFLGLAVCQSALF
- the vrk2 gene encoding serine/threonine-protein kinase VRK2 isoform X2, yielding MTFRFSCGSRVDIGYNALLTTTACRHPSSQEPRQTTGPPGCTPPSSVRVPADSASIVVMAPPKKRALPKPLPEGFILTDSEKKEWRLGTMIGQGGCGLIYFASNDVDRPVAADTSFVIKVESQENGPLFSELKFYQRAAKPENMQKWRRSRKLDFLGIPTYWGSGLAEYNKLRYRFMAMDRLGCDLQKICERSRGRLKKATVLQLGRGLVDVLEYIHENEYVHADIKAANLMLGCRDPEQVYLADYGLSYRYCPDGVHKEYKENPKKGHNGTIEYTSLDAHRGVAPSRRGDLQILGFCLLHWLCGSLPWENVLKNPTQVQEAKDRLMENLPDSVQHLSVRGAGTGELVAFLSCVKTLDYKDKPNYPRLKQLLASDVTGRLDFSAPREPAGASTAQRLDPPTGEKTAGRARGSSRAQAVAKPGDEGDEEEKGKAKPVQARYRRGPALPKPPSLEKEDGVPAVSRSLRPRPAVAYGEDESEEEEEEEEAARPKPIPACYLRGPPIGPRAPPKQKSKWSGGKSDVLSATSERRERLTKQTHNRGRRDERTRNEYNQRSAAWEHRFLTPPAQRADYGFGEREQGAGPPWSGGLASWLVLVAVFLFLGLAVCQSALF
- the vrk2 gene encoding serine/threonine-protein kinase VRK2 isoform X4, translated to MAPPKKRALPKPLPEGFILTDSEKKEWRLGTMIGQGGCGLIYFASNDVDRPVAADTSFVIKVESQENGPLFSELKFYQRAAKPENMQKWRRSRKLDFLGIPTYWGSGLAEYNKLRYRFMAMDRLGCDLQKICERSRGRLKKATVLQLGRGLVDVLEYIHENEYVHADIKAANLMLGCRDPEQVYLADYGLSYRYCPDGVHKEYKENPKKGHNGTIEYTSLDAHRGVAPSRRGDLQILGFCLLHWLCGSLPWENVLKNPTQVQEAKDRLMENLPDSVQHLSVRGAGTGELVAFLSCVKTLDYKDKPNYPRLKQLLASDVTGRLDFSAPREPAGASTAQRLDPPTGEKTAGRARGSSRAQAVAKPGDEGDEEEKGKAKPVQARYRRGPALPKPPSLEKEDGVPAVSRSLRPRPAVAYGEDESEEEEEEEEAARPKPIPACYLRGPPIGPRAPPKQKSKWSGGKSDVLSATSERRERLTKQTHNRGRRDERTRNEYNQRSAAWEHRFLTPPAQRADYGFGEREQGAGPPWSGGLASWLVLVAVFLFLGLAVCQSALF